CCGAGACACTGCGGATCACGGTCGAACCGTTCGAGCACGCACGCGAGGAGACGGTTGCAGCAGCACGCACTACCGAGGACGGCGACTCGACGCCCGCAGTCGTCTCGTTTGCGAGCATCGACGATCTGCGGAAAGTCCTCACCGAGCGGCGCATCGAACTCCTGCGGTTGCTGATCGCGATCGATGGTGCCGCAGAGAGCATTTCCGCGCTTGCGGACGCTCTCGACCGTGACTACCGCCCGGTTCACGACGATGTGGGAATCCTCGACCAGTACGGTCTCATCTTCGTCGTCGACGAGGGACAGACGAAACGGCCCTACGTTCCCTACCGGCGGGTTCGCCTCGATGTCGAACTCGCTGGCGATGTCGATGAC
This genomic window from Halococcus salifodinae DSM 8989 contains:
- a CDS encoding HVO_A0114 family putative DNA-binding protein; its protein translation is MTDNESTHDGWPAEYRDPRDRPHPETLRITVEPFEHAREETVAAARTTEDGDSTPAVVSFASIDDLRKVLTERRIELLRLLIAIDGAAESISALADALDRDYRPVHDDVGILDQYGLIFVVDEGQTKRPYVPYRRVRLDVELAGDVDDATHALASG